The following is a genomic window from Paenibacillus thiaminolyticus.
AGGCTGGCTCGGAGCGGAGTCGCCAGCGCCCAAGGGAAGGTATCGGCGTTCAACGCATCCTCCCTATGGAACCATGGATAGCCGCCGAACACTTCATCTGCCGCTTCACCGGACAGAGCGACCGTGGCGCCTTTCTTAATCTCTTCACAGAAGAGCAGCAGGGAGCCGTCGATATCGGCCATTCCGGGCATATCGCGCACGCGCACCGCCTGCTGCAGCGAGTTGACCAACTCCGGCGTATCGAACTGAATCCAATGATGGGTCGTGCCGAGCGACTCGATCATGCGTTCAATCCATGGCGCATCGGCGTTCGGTTGAAACGAATGAGCCTTGAAAAATTTGTCATTATCCACATAATCGACGGAATACGTATGGAGATGGCCTAATCCATACCGTTCATAGTGACGGATGGTCAAGGCCGTCAATGCGCTGGAATCGAGGCCTCCGGAGAGGAAGGCGCAGACAGGCACGTCGGAGACGAGCTGGCGCTCCACGGTGTCCTCCAGCAGCTCACGGACCCGGTGCACCGTCTCCTCGGCGGTTGCTTCATGCGGCATGCTCTGCAGCGTCCAGTACGCCTGAATGCGGACGCCGTTGCGGTCATAGCGGAGCGTATGTCCCGGTCGAAGCTCGGCCAGATCGCGATATACCCCGTGTCCGGGCGTCCGGGCGGGGCCAATCATCCATACTTCAGCGACGCCTTCCGCGCTGACCACCGGCTCGATATCCGGATGCGCGAGCATCGCTTTCGGCTCTGAGCCGAACAGGAGGAATCCATTCCCCCGGGCGTAGAAGAGCGGCTTCACCCCGAGCCGATCCCGGGCCATGAATAGACGCTGTTCCGCCTCATCCCATATCGCGAACGCGAAAATGCCGTTCATCCGCTCCACGCAGCTGTCCTTCCATTCCTGATATGCGACAAGCAGCACTTCGGTATCGCATTGGGTCCGGAAGCGGTAGCCGCGGCTGGCCAGTTCATCTCTCAGCTCCTTCGTATTGTACAATTCCCCGTTATAAGTAATGGCATAGGTCCCGCGTTCCGTATGGCGAATCATCGGCTGCGCGCCATTTACCGGATCAATGACGGACAATCTGCGGTGGCCAAGCGCGCACGGACCGGAGATCCATGTTCCTTTGGCATCTGGTCCGCGTGCGGATAACGTTTCAGTCATATGCTCCAAGACGCTGGAATACTGCGTCAAGTCCCTTTTCCAATCGATCCATCCAGTAATTCCACACATGTAACGTTCATCCTCTCCGCATCAATCTCTCCCCGGAAGAATGATGAACCGGGTTCATCGGAAGATTGAGATAATACCATGGGTATGCGAAAAACAGCATAAGATGTATGTCCATCGGGGGAAGATAAAAGAAAAACTCCTGAACATTGCCGGTTGCCATCGCGGCAGGCAGAGCTGGAGCAAGAAAGGGGGATGGCGGTGGAACGGCGCAGAATGTACGTGTCGGTACAGCGGCGTACCATATTTTCCGACCCAGAAGCGGAAAGCTATGAGTTCAAGGTGGATGCCAATGAGGAGGAAATCCAGCATCTTCAAGGCTTGATGGATCAGCTGGGGGAAGCGGAGACCGATGTCATCAGCAATGTCCTGATCTTTACTCCGATCGAGGTCGAGGAAATGCTGAATGTTCCTTATCAACAGCGGTTGAATGCCGTCTATATGTGTATTCACAAATTGGGAACGGCGGATACGAAGCGGTTCATCGAGCAGATGCTTGATTAAGATTAGAATCGACAGGAGGAAGCACGCATGACATGGAAAGCGACCAAATTCCGGCGTCCGGTCGAAATCGACGGACGGCTGTGCGCGGAGATCGGCATGATTCCCGCGGATGAGAGCGCCACGCCGCTGCTCGCCTATATCGCGCCCGTGCGCAACGGCGGGTATGAGCTGGTCCGTACCGTGCGCAACGATGCGGACTATGAGACGGATTGGTACGACAATCCGCTGCATACTGCTTTTGAAGAATTTGCGGCCGAGGATTTCGGGGCCGACGCGCTGGGCGTGGAAATGAACGGCAAAGATATGCTGCTGGACGCCGCGCTCGGCTCGGCGGAGGTAAGAGATGCCGTCGACTATCTTTTCCAGATGGATTAATCGGGCCAATCCCGGATCAGACGAAGCAGGACAATCCGGTTCGAGGAGGATACTCGAGGAGGGGAGGTGATTAGAAGATGGCAGGCGCCAAGGATAACAAAGGGAATAAGTATGAGCAGCAGCCGAACCATGCCGATGCGGTGATCAAAGCCAACCCGAAGCATCCGGCTCAGAAAAACCCGTGGGATGACAGCGGCCGAAAATCCGGCTACGAATAAGGATCACGTGCGCCCGGACCCGGCAGGCAAGGCGTGCGGATCCGGGCGTCCATTTCCTCGGCAGGTGTCCATTAGAAAACACGGCCATCGCGCAGTACGCGTATCCCCATATATACATTCCAGACGACGAGAATCAGCGCGATCGCGCCCAGGAGCAAAATGATCCCGATACTGAAAAACGGATGTACCGCAAATAAGCTGAATAACCCTACGACTACAAAGAAGTACGGCAAAATATGCGAAACAAGTGCCCGCCCCGCATGCCTTCTCACATACTCATCATTGGTTACAAGCATGATGATGAGCGGCAGGATCACCCCGGCAAAAAAGATGCTGAAATAGCTTAGAGAAGCTAATATATAGCGTGTCGACAAGGAAACTCCCTCCTCTCGGAATCCGTTCATTCGTACGCGTAGTGTGCGCGGCCCTGCATCATTCTATTACCCGCATTTCCGGAGGGCGACTACGAAGCGACGGTAACAGTTATGAAGGTGGTTATAATGGCTCTGGTACGCCGAATACACTCCCAAGCACAGCTAATACGACGCATTACAGTGTAAGGCGGGCTTGGCAACCATACCGCCTCCACTACCTAAAGGCGAAGTCAACCGTCGAACCCGTTCGGAATTACGATATGGACGCGATGCTAACGGCAGGCTCCAACACGGTTTAGGTCGGCAGCGGTATTGTGATTCGGGAACGGGCGTATATAGTTTGTCGAGAGCCATGATATACCCCAACGGTAAGGTCCTTGTAGTATCAAACAACGGCGAAACGGCAGACATATTATGGTTGGATGTCATCTCGTTTCAAGCCGAACAATAAAGGAGGCGCGACATGAAAGAAGCAATGATAACCGACCTTGCAGCAAAAGCAGACGGTCGACAGCTTGGGTGCTGAGTTGACGAAGGCCAAGCTTGAAATAATTCGTTGAAGGGAGGACAAACAGCATGAATTTCTGGAAGCTCGCTTTTGAATGCCAGTGGATCGATGCAGAGGGGTTATGCGCATCCGTGAAGACGGAGGCCAATCCTTTCGGTGAGATTACCCCGGAAGAGTAAGAAAAGCTTACTGGGAAAGAGTTCCCGCAGAAGTAAGCGCCGTGCTATGAGCAGGCGCTTTTATTATGCCCTCACGGCAGCGTGGGGGCTATTTCACTTATAGGGAATCAAATATGAGTCATTTGAAAGTCTGGACGGCTGCCCGCTGGAACCGTGAGATCTATCAGCACCTGCGGGACGACGAGCAGGGATGGCATGCCGGCGACGATAGCGGGCCCGGCAATACGCCATCAATCGGGATTGAGCTCTGCATATACCAAGGAATGGACGAACCGAAGGCATGGCAGAGGGCGGCGGAGCTGATCGCAATGCTGGCCAAGCAGGCACTGCATACCGATCAACTGTGTTGTGTCACATCGCCATTGGAGTGGGAAGGCATGTTCGAGCCGGATACTGCCGAGATGGTCGGAGTTTATCAGACAAAGCCTAATTTTCTCTTAATGGGTCCAAGCCAAGTCAAAACCCGGCTCATTTCATATCATATGAGTACCTAGAAGAGAGGAGGTTGGCTTATGAGCGGTGCTGTTGGGGGTATTGGAGGCTTCTCATGTGGATTCGGATGCTTTACTTCAGTTGGTGTAATCTTGGTTCTGTTTATCTTGCTTGTAATTGTTTCTCGTGCATTTATCTTCTAGTAAGATTACTGGCAAGAACCTGCATTTATACTCATGGAGCAGCTTCATTACATGCCCTGCCTCTTCAGCAGGGCTATTTTATTTGGCATAATGTTTACAAATCCGGAGGAACCGGTGAAAAGGAGCTCTGCTGGCGTTATGCTGGGGGGCTCTTTTTTCTGCAAATCAAACATATACGGGAAAAGCCCCGGGATTATTCCGAGGCTTTTTTCTTACGGGTATACACGGGGGCATGGTTCGACGACAATAGGAGTAGTTAGAAACGACGTCTTCTCCGTCTGCACTCTACCAATACTTTTTGACCACGGTGAAGAATAACAGTGATTGCTCTACGACGACGGCTCATTCAAGCCACCTCCTTTCCTAATATTACAATATGAGAGAGTGCTTTAAATGCTTGTACTAAAGCAGGAGGGAAACTAACACAAAAGTTTCGCCGCGGTGAAAAGGAGCACTGCTGGCATATTGCTGGTGGGGCTCTTTTTTTGTTGCAAATCAAACATAAACGGCAAAGGCCTCGGATTAGTCCGAGGCCTTTTCTTACAGGTATACACGGGGTGGAGCATGGTTAGACGGGCGCTCCACAAAAATGAGTAATTATCAAAAATGTCTTTCACAACAATGTCTTTTACGTCTTTTGCACTCCACCAATACTCTTTGACCACGGTGAAGAACAACAGTGATTATTTTTCTCCGATGATGTCTCATTCAACCCACCCCCCTTTCTTAAAATACAATATGAGAAAGTACTTCAAATGATTGGACCAGTATCATAACCAGTTAATAAGGACATACCTATTATGGTTTCTTGCCTTTCCTGACGTATCAGCCTCTGCTACCGACCGAGAGTCAGGACGGAGCGGATGGCTGGGAATTGGCCATAATGTGCGATATCTCGATATGTCCATTCCGCGTGATTCCCGTGAAAGGAGCCTCCAGTCCCAACAAGTGAGGGAACAAGAAGAGGATTCGTCGCAGGTGTTCCATATGTTAAGTTGAAATGCAATCCCACTCCTAATGACGGAGTAGATTTCGCCAATGAAACGGCTTCTAGGAAACCAAGGGTATTGACCATTAAAGAAGCGCTGCTTACTGTTCCGAAACGATGTGCTTCCATAATACCACGATTAATGCTGCACGACAGACCGAAGTCGTCTGCGTTAATAATTACGTACCGAGGCAATTCAATCCCACCTTACTGCATTTGCTAAGAATAGTAAATGCAT
Proteins encoded in this region:
- the asnB gene encoding asparagine synthase (glutamine-hydrolyzing) produces the protein MCGITGWIDWKRDLTQYSSVLEHMTETLSARGPDAKGTWISGPCALGHRRLSVIDPVNGAQPMIRHTERGTYAITYNGELYNTKELRDELASRGYRFRTQCDTEVLLVAYQEWKDSCVERMNGIFAFAIWDEAEQRLFMARDRLGVKPLFYARGNGFLLFGSEPKAMLAHPDIEPVVSAEGVAEVWMIGPARTPGHGVYRDLAELRPGHTLRYDRNGVRIQAYWTLQSMPHEATAEETVHRVRELLEDTVERQLVSDVPVCAFLSGGLDSSALTALTIRHYERYGLGHLHTYSVDYVDNDKFFKAHSFQPNADAPWIERMIESLGTTHHWIQFDTPELVNSLQQAVRVRDMPGMADIDGSLLLFCEEIKKGATVALSGEAADEVFGGYPWFHREDALNADTFPWALATPLRASLLQPEVAHQIRAEEYVADRYADAVREVAPLPGEEAQAAKMRVMSYLNITRFMPTLLDRKDRMSMGVGLEVRVPYTDHRLVEYVYNIPWSIKMYGGREKGLLRKAMEGVLPEEVLYRKKSPFPKTHNPNYLQAVRRKALARLDDPASPLHQFVQADRIREIAASEDASSHLPWFGQLMSGPQLFAYLLQVDSWLREYNIRVAW
- a CDS encoding carboxypeptidase, translated to MTWKATKFRRPVEIDGRLCAEIGMIPADESATPLLAYIAPVRNGGYELVRTVRNDADYETDWYDNPLHTAFEEFAAEDFGADALGVEMNGKDMLLDAALGSAEVRDAVDYLFQMD
- a CDS encoding DUF4870 domain-containing protein, with translation MSTRYILASLSYFSIFFAGVILPLIIMLVTNDEYVRRHAGRALVSHILPYFFVVVGLFSLFAVHPFFSIGIILLLGAIALILVVWNVYMGIRVLRDGRVF
- a CDS encoding XkdX family protein; protein product: MNFWKLAFECQWIDAEGLCASVKTEANPFGEITPEE
- a CDS encoding peptidoglycan recognition protein family protein, with the protein product MSHLKVWTAARWNREIYQHLRDDEQGWHAGDDSGPGNTPSIGIELCIYQGMDEPKAWQRAAELIAMLAKQALHTDQLCCVTSPLEWEGMFEPDTAEMVGVYQTKPNFLLMGPSQVKTRLISYHMST
- a CDS encoding YjcZ family sporulation protein, with protein sequence MSGAVGGIGGFSCGFGCFTSVGVILVLFILLVIVSRAFIF
- a CDS encoding ChbG/HpnK family deacetylase, with the protein product MPRYVIINADDFGLSCSINRGIMEAHRFGTVSSASLMVNTLGFLEAVSLAKSTPSLGVGLHFNLTYGTPATNPLLVPSLVGTGGSFHGNHAEWTYRDIAHYGQFPAIRSVLTLGR